TAGGTCCAAGTAGACCTACCCGCATCAAACACAGCGCTTATGAAAGCGGTATGGATCCCGTAGGAACAGCACGTGATAGGTTCTCTGTAAAATTTTACATGGTAGCCATGCTCTTTATCTTGTTTGATGTAGAAGTTGTGTTTATGTATCCTTGGGCAGTTCAGTACAGACAGTTAGGGATTTACGCATTTGCAGAAATGGTAACTTTTATTGCTATTCTATTCGTAGGATACATTTACTTATTCAAAAAAGGTGGTTTTGAATGGGAATAAAACTAAATTCATAAAATATGACTTGACTTTTATACGAATTTCGTATATTTTTGTAATGTAATGAAGAAGCAAGTAATACTTTGTGTAGATGACGAGAAGATAGTCTTGAGTTCACTAATTCAAGAGCTGGAAGCTAATTTTGGAGATAGGTTTGTGTATGAAGCCGCTGAAACGGCTGAAGAGGCAAAGGAACTTATATCTGAATACGAAAGCAAGGGTGAATATACCGTAACTTTAGTTATTTGTGATTGGCTGATGCCGCACATCAAAGGTGATGAGTTTTTGATTGAACTGTATCAAGTCTATCCTCATATTAAGACCATAGTGCTTACAGGTCAAGCTAATGCCGAAGCCATTGAACAGATGCAAAAATATGCCAATATTTCTGCTTATATCCATAAACCTTGGCAAGCAGAAAAGCTTATTCAAACAATAGAGCAAGTGTTGAGTATAATTCCAGAGTCTTAAATTACTCTGTCCCATATTCAGAAAGTAAGTATAGCAGCGCTGCAATAGATCCTGCACCTAATTCTAATTCCCGCCTATTTACATTTGCAAATGTATCTATTTCGGCGTGATGATAATCAAAATACCTTTGCGAATCAGGAATATAGCCAATTAAAACAATATCTTTTTGATGATTTTTAAGTGGACTAATATCGGCACCACCTCCCCCTTCCTTAAATTCATATAAGCCATACGGTTCAAAGTATTTTGCATATTTGAGCATTTTAGACAGAATGTTTTTATTTTCACAACTAAATCCGAAGCCGCGTGGAGTAAACCCTCCTGCATCACTTTCAATAGCAGCAATGTGCTTTTCATTTGAATTTTGTGCAGCTACTTCTGCGTATTTTAAGCCCCCCCGCAGTCCATTTTCTTCGTTCATAAATAAAACTGCTCTTAAAGTACGTTTTGGGCGAATTCCGAGTACTTGAAACAAACGTAAACTTTCTATGGCATGCACACAGCCTGCTCCATCGTCGTGCGCGCCATCACCGTTATCCCAAGAGTCTAAATGTCCGCCCACCAATACTATCTCATTGGGGTATAAAGTACCGCGAATTTCACCAATTACATTGTAAGACAGAACTTCACCCATCATCCTGCAATCGGTTTTGAAGTAAAATTTAAGTTCAGGGTCCTTTTTTAACATTTCGCTTAACTTATCTGCGTCATTTGTGCTAATAGCTACGGCAGGCAGCTTTTTGAATGCGGTATCATAACGCAATGAACCTGTATGCGGATGATTATCATGAGCTAAGGTCATAGAACGAACTACTACGCCAACTGCACCGTACTTCGCTGCTTCACTAGCACCCAAAGCTCTTTGATCTACTGCTTGTCCGTAAGAAACAAAAGTGTTGATATTACGGGGTTCCATAGGTCTGTTGTAAAACACGATTTTACCTTCAATTTTCTCTTTTCCTAATTTTTCTAATTCATTCAATCCCTTGACCTCTATGACTTGGGCAGTAACCCCCTTTTTATCTGTTCCTACTGAATTTCCTAATGCACAAACATGCACATCTATCTTCCCAAATTTTTTGCTAATAATTTTGGCTTCTTCTTTTTTTCCTCTTACCCAATACGGTACCATTACTTCTTGCAAATAGACTTTATCAAATTTTAACGTGTCCATTACCATTTTTGCCCACTGAATCGCTTTTTGAGCTTGTGGCGAACCGCTTAATCTTCCCCCAATTTGGT
The sequence above is a segment of the Bacteroidia bacterium genome. Coding sequences within it:
- a CDS encoding response regulator, which produces MKKQVILCVDDEKIVLSSLIQELEANFGDRFVYEAAETAEEAKELISEYESKGEYTVTLVICDWLMPHIKGDEFLIELYQVYPHIKTIVLTGQANAEAIEQMQKYANISAYIHKPWQAEKLIQTIEQVLSIIPES
- a CDS encoding NADH-quinone oxidoreductase subunit A, translating into MLSAYFPVLLLLTISLLIAVGFVLLAKWLGPSRPTRIKHSAYESGMDPVGTARDRFSVKFYMVAMLFILFDVEVVFMYPWAVQYRQLGIYAFAEMVTFIAILFVGYIYLFKKGGFEWE
- a CDS encoding M28 family peptidase, with the translated sequence MKAQRFFILMLFFALSNAAFTQPQQANDSIIIRKFYDAALMQGKCYQWLDYLSNQIGGRLSGSPQAQKAIQWAKMVMDTLKFDKVYLQEVMVPYWVRGKKEEAKIISKKFGKIDVHVCALGNSVGTDKKGVTAQVIEVKGLNELEKLGKEKIEGKIVFYNRPMEPRNINTFVSYGQAVDQRALGASEAAKYGAVGVVVRSMTLAHDNHPHTGSLRYDTAFKKLPAVAISTNDADKLSEMLKKDPELKFYFKTDCRMMGEVLSYNVIGEIRGTLYPNEIVLVGGHLDSWDNGDGAHDDGAGCVHAIESLRLFQVLGIRPKRTLRAVLFMNEENGLRGGLKYAEVAAQNSNEKHIAAIESDAGGFTPRGFGFSCENKNILSKMLKYAKYFEPYGLYEFKEGGGGADISPLKNHQKDIVLIGYIPDSQRYFDYHHAEIDTFANVNRRELELGAGSIAALLYLLSEYGTE